In one window of Hyla sarda isolate aHylSar1 chromosome 1, aHylSar1.hap1, whole genome shotgun sequence DNA:
- the LHX5 gene encoding LIM/homeobox protein Lhx5, translated as MMVHCAGCERPILDRFLLNVLDRAWHVKCVQCCDCKCNLTEKCFSREGKLYCKTDFFRRFGTKCAGCSLGISPSDLVRKARNKVFHLNCFTCMVCNKQLSTGEELYIIDENKFVCKEDYVSASSLKEGSLNSVSSCTDRSLSPDLQDPIQDESKETDHSTSSDKETANNENEEQNSGTKRRGPRTTIKAKQLETLKAAFAATPKPTRHIREQLAQETGLNMRVIQVWFQNRRSKERRMKQLSALGARRHAFFRSPRRMRPLGGRLDESDILASGPYSYYGDYQGDYYGSGNYDFFPHGPPSSQTQSPADSSYLQNSGPGSTPLGPLEPPLAGHHPSENQRYADMISHPDTPSPEPGMPGSLHPISGEVFGSGPSPPFSMSSNSGFNGPIPHQNPDINEATVW; from the exons ATGATGGTCCATTGTGCTGGCTGTGAGAGGCCCATCCTGGATCGCTTCCTCCTCAATGTCCTGGACCGGGCTTGGCATGTCAAATGTGTCCAGTGCTGTGACTGCAAATGTAACCTCACTGAGAAGTGCTTCTCCAGAGAGGGCAAACTCTACTGCAAGACAGACTTCTTCAG GAGATTCGGTACAAAATGTGCAGGGTGTTCTCTTGGAATCTCTCCCAGTGACCTGGTGCGGAAGGCCAGGAACAAAGTTTTCCACTTGAATTGCTTTACCTGTATGGTGTGTAACAAGCAGCTATCTACTGGGGAGGAACTCTACATCATAGACGAGAACAAGTTTGTCTGCAAGGAGGATTATGTGAGCGCCAGCAGcctgaaagagggcagcctcaaCTCAG TGTCCTCTTGTACAGACAGAAGTTTATCTCCAGATCTTCAAGATCCAATACAGGATGAAAGTAAAGAGACAGATCATTCCACTTCTTCTGATAAGGAGACTGCCAACAATGAGAACGAGGAGCAGAATTCTGGTACCAAAAGAAGAGGACCTAGGACCACCATTAAAGCAAAGCAACTAGAGACCCTCAAGGCAGCATTTGCAGCAACTCCAAAACCGACAAGGCACATTCGAGAACAGTTAGCACAGGAAACAGGACTTAACATGCGGGTGATTCAG GTTTGGTTTCAAAATAGGAGATCCAAGGAGAGGAGAATGAAACAACTCAGTGCTTTAGGTGCTAGAAGACATGCTTTTTTCAGAAGCCCAAGACGAATGAGGCCATTGGGCGGAAGGCTTGATGAGTCGGACATTCTTGCATCTGGCCCTTACAGCTACTATGGAG ATTACCAAGGAGATTATTACGGAAGTGGAAACTATGATTTTTTCCCTCACGGTCCTCCATCCTCCCAGACACAATCCCCAGCAGATTCCAGCTACTTACAGAATTCAGGGCCAGGTTCTACCCCTCTTGGTCCTTTAGAACCACCACTAGCTGGCCACCACCCTTCAGAAAACCAAAGATATGCGGACATGATATCTCATCCTGATACACCCAGTCCAGAGCCTGGCATGCCAGGCTCACTCCATCCAATATCTGGGGAAGTCTTCGGCAGTGGTCCAAGTCCGCCATTTTCTATGTCTAGCAATAGTGGCTTTAATGGTCCTATACCCCATCAAAACCCTGACATTAATGAGGCCACAGTGTGGTAA